In Acidisarcina polymorpha, the DNA window AACAACGACATTTGAAGAGCGCCTGCGCGAAAACCTTCATCGCTGGGACAAACTGACGAAAGGCAGGAGACGGCCAGCGGTGATCCCTGGGCCAAACGTCGCGCCTCGGTGGCCAATGATGCCTGGGCAGAGAGACTTTCCACTAGAGAATCGTTATCTGAGGCGTGTACGCGGGGATCGATGGAAAACCACACGCCGTGTCCCTGTCGTGCGATGGACCGATTTCGGTTGATCTCCACGAATCCTTTGCTGCTACCCCAATAGACTTCGGCGCCGACGGGCAGCGCCGGCGTGAGAGGATCGAACTTGGAATCTGCATCGATCAGCCATCGGCAGACTGCCGCTCCGCCGAGAGACTGCTCCAGGAGGCGTCGATCCTTCAGCCAGGACCCGTCCCGGTAAACTGTGCGGATCTCCAATGGGATTTTCAATGCCTTAGCCAAGGCGCTCGCGTCTGAAATGCGGATCTCCCGGCGAGGATCTATGAAATCATGTTCGATGCTTATGTATTCAGGATGCAGTGCACGCAACAATCCCAGCCGATCTAGAATTGCCTCCGGCAAATAGGAGAAGCCCAATCCGATTTTCGGCAAACGAGAGCCTCGGAGACCGGAGATACGAAAGACATTCGACTCGGGCGTGTTCGAATGCGGTCGCACGTGTGAGGCTAGGCTCAGGCACGCAGATTGCTGGATTCTAGACCCCTCGTCGACACGATACGGGTTGGGAAGACGCAGCGGTCGCGAATAAATCTTGAACGAAGCGTCACTCCAGTTGCGCTGGTCTTCTGCTTCAAAGAGATCGCCTGAGAGTGAAAGTTGAATAGGCGGGAATTCGTCGAGCCGGTAAGAGATCTCCCGCGCGTCGGTGAAAAGTGGCCATGGAGCGATCTCCTGGGGAAGTACCAGCTGCTGGATCGTGCCATTTTCCGCCGTAACGGAAAGAGTCCTTCCGCAAAATTCGGTTGTGGATTGGAGCACGCAGATGCCAATTCGGCTTGCCCAAAAAGTGGAGAAGGCGGTGCCATCAAAAGCGTAGCGGATAGTCCCGTCCTCCGAACCCTCGGCGCGAAGCGTCCAGCGGAAATCGACATCCTCAAGGTGGCTTTGGCACTCGCAGGAGAGAAAGAAGCTTTGGACATTGCTTTCAACGTCCAAGGATGAAATTGTTCGTGGTAACGTTTCCCAATTCTTTCCGCGAACAAGCACGCAAAGCCGCTGCACCACTTCGGTGTGATCGAGCGCGATTCTACGCAGATCGCCGTCCTGAAAATCCATCGACCATGGGCCCGCCCGAAGAGGAATCTTGGCGAGACGTTGGGCTTCGCCCTCGTAGTGAATCGCTTTGCGCCCGACGGTTGCGTTCATACCAGCCGCACACTCTGGCCGGTGCGGGCTGATTCATAAGAGGCGTCCACCAGCCTAACGCTTTTTATATTGTCTTCGCCGGTCGTTTCGGCGGTTCCTTCACCTTTCAAAGCGCAGAGCAGATTTGCCTGGCATGGGACGATACTCGAGTGAACAATATCGTAGGCCGGATCTGCCCAGCCATATCTTGGAGGAGGGACCCGCCGAGAATGTGTGCCTCTTGAGGTTGTTATACGGACTTGGAAATCGAGCGACAGTTCAATGGATCCGCGGCTGCCTTCGACGAAGATGCAGGTCTCAGGAAATCTGTCCCGTTCGAGATGGTTGCCGGCGTAGGCCAACTCGCAGACCACTGTGCATCCGTTCGCGGTTTCGAGCACAACAGTCGCGACATCTTCTCCTACGATGTCGGCATGAACGCGGGCGGTCTGGCAGTAGAGGCGGCCCATTTCTCCGAAGAGAAACCGGGCCACATCGAGAATGTGACTACCGAGATCGGCGAGTATGAACTGCTCGGCGCTGCGCAGAAAAGGCTGATTTTCGAAGACCGGAAAACCAGAAACCATGTCGATTCGCGCGCGGAAAGGTAGACCGATTTCGCCGCCATCCAGTAGCCGTTTCACCTCGCGGATCGGCGTCTGCCATCTCCAGTTTTCGTTGATCAGGAGCGGAACCCCCGCTTCGGCGCAGCTCTTGACCATATCTTCGGCTTCATCGACCGAGGTTGCCATCGGCTTCTGACAGACGACAGGCAACCTTCGGGACGAGGCCATCCTCGTGAATAGCGCATGGGTTTCGACACCAGTGATGATGTCCACGAAGTCAAGGCTCTCCTTGTCAAGCATTTCCCTGGCGTCTGAATACCAGTGGGGGATCTGAAACCGCGCGGCGATTGCTTCGGCCTTTGCTGCTGTCCGGTTGTAGATGGCCACGCAATTCGTGCCTCCAATTTCGCGCCAGCCGGCCAATTGAAAAGTTGTCCAAAATCCAGCACCAAAGGCCGCAAAATTTAAACTTGGCATGTCCGCTCCTGACTACGCTGTGCCTTCGATGCCCGTGTCGGGCTATTAGAATTCTGCGCGCCAGTGATATCAAAGGAACAGCTTATTGGCTGGCGCTCCCCAAACTCTGTGACCATGAACGCATCTTTTCTAGCAAAACGATCACATGAGATCGATTTTTGGACGTTCCCGGGCTGAAGCAGCGGTCTAGTAATAGGACGAGTCTCTTCAGAAATCAGAAGGCCCTACAATCAGGCAGTTGCAGTGAGTCCTGACAAAAGGGGATCAGCGGCTAGACCTAGCCAGCCCTTCTCTTCCATCTGATCTGAGTGAGAGAAAATAGTCAGATTCTCACATCTGGCATCGTCGGTTTTCGATAGTTTCGCCTAAGTGAAACCTCGGAAGTTTTGGTCCAACTCGCGGCGTTGGCGTCTTGCCCAAGCTCGAATAGACGCTATGCAGCTTAAAGATGGCGTAAGCCGGCGCCATTTTTTAGGTTCGCTGGCGGCCTCGGCGGCGTTGGTCACGCCAACAAATCGGTCATTCACCAGAGCCGCCGATAAACAAAGTTTAGACGGGCCGCGGGCCGCGCCGAAGGCAAGTGTGGATTCAGTAGACCCGCACATTGGCGGCATCGGTCACCTACTCACATCTAACTCGCCAGAGGCCCAGCTTCCGCACGGCATGATGGTGGTTACGCCGTGGTTCGCTCGCGACGTGACCGATGTCTATCTCGCGACTCGAATGTACGGATTCACCGTTGGTGCCTCCGTCATCATGCCCGTAAGCGGAAAGATCACGGCTGCTCCGGACAGGATATTTTCTGAGTGGGACCCGGACAACGATGTTGTCACACCTTATTCTTCTCGCTATCTGCTCGAAGACTTCGAAACCGTCGTCGAGTATGCCGTAAGCGAGCGCGGGGCTCATTTCCGCTTTCATTTCCCGGACGGTAAACCCGCCAATATCTTCTTGAGGCCCCAGGAAACCGCGCAATACAAATTAAGCGGAAGCAAAACGATTCTGGGGACGGAGCAAAAACAGGGCGTGAACACCTATCTTTGTGTCGAGTTCTCGCGCTCTCCCGTTTCGCAGCGGAAAGTGACAGTGCCGGCCGGAGGCGCGGTGCTAGGCGACACAGATGCGCTCGTCCTTGACTTCGGCCAGGGAGTTGGAGTGGTCGAGGTCCGCGCCGCCATCTCCTACATCTCGAGGTCACAGGGGGCGCAGACATTGCGTGAACAATTAGCCGCGAAGAGCTTTGACGAGACGCGCTCCGCCGGGCGCGCAGCCTGGGAAAAAGCGCTGGAGGCGATTCATGTCGAAGGCGGCAGCGACGAGCAGCGCGCGATATTTTACACAGCGCTCTATCGTTTTTTTCAATATCCGAAAGATGTCACCGAAGATGGTCATTATTTCGGCCCGTACGACAGAAAGATTCGCGATGCGTCAGGCAATGACTTCTACATCGAGGACAATCTCTGGGATACGTACCGAACGCGCCACCCTCTTTCGGCGCTGATTGAGCCTAGGCGGCATCAGGACATGCTGCGTTCGTACGTCAGGCTCTTTGAAGAATCGGGATGGATGCCGCAGTTTCCTTTTATGGCCGGCGACCTGCCATTCATGGACGGCAACAATGCGGCATCGATGTTCCTGGACGCATACGGGAAGGGTCAGCGGGATTTCGACCTAGAGTTGGCATATCAAGGCATCCGCAAAGACGCGATGCAGGCAACGATGCTCCCATACCGCCGGGGGGCCCTCACTGATCTCGACCAGTTCTATCAGAAGCACGGCTATTTTCCTGCGCTACGCAAAGGTGAGAAGGAGACTGAACCCCGTGTCGATCCCGATATGCGGCGGCAGGCCGTTTCTGTCACACTTGATTCCGCGTACGACGATTGGTGCGTCGCCGAGGTTGCCAAGATACTGGGAAAGGCCGACGACACGGAGTATTTCGGTCGCAGGGCGCTGAATTATCGTAATCTCTATAATCCCGCGACCGGGTTTATGTCACCCAAAGGTGCGAACGGCGAATTTATCCCAGACTTCGATTCAAAATGGTCGGGCGGTCAGGCCGGCAGGGACTACTTCACCGAATGCAATGGTTGGGTCTACAGCTTCGACGTCCCGCATGACATTGGTGGCCTGATCGCGCTGATGGGCGGTCGTGATCGCTTCGTCGGCAGGCTAGATCAGCTCTTTGCAGAGGGGTACAACGGCAGGCTGAAATTCGAATTCCTTGCGCAATTTCCTGACTCCACCGCCCTGATCGGGCAATATCCGCAAGGCAATGAGCCCGCCCATCACATCGCTTATCTCTACAACTACGCCGGCGCTCCCTGGAAAACTCAGAAGCGTGTGCGCCAGATTATGCGCAACTGGTACGCGTCAAGACCGCTTGGGCTCCCGGGTGACGACGACAACGGCGCGATGTCGAGCTGGTATGTCTTCAGCGCGATGGGATTTTATCCGATATGTCCGGGGCGACCGATTTACACGATAGGCAGCCCACTCTTTAATAAGAGTTTGA includes these proteins:
- a CDS encoding GH92 family glycosyl hydrolase, whose amino-acid sequence is MDSVDPHIGGIGHLLTSNSPEAQLPHGMMVVTPWFARDVTDVYLATRMYGFTVGASVIMPVSGKITAAPDRIFSEWDPDNDVVTPYSSRYLLEDFETVVEYAVSERGAHFRFHFPDGKPANIFLRPQETAQYKLSGSKTILGTEQKQGVNTYLCVEFSRSPVSQRKVTVPAGGAVLGDTDALVLDFGQGVGVVEVRAAISYISRSQGAQTLREQLAAKSFDETRSAGRAAWEKALEAIHVEGGSDEQRAIFYTALYRFFQYPKDVTEDGHYFGPYDRKIRDASGNDFYIEDNLWDTYRTRHPLSALIEPRRHQDMLRSYVRLFEESGWMPQFPFMAGDLPFMDGNNAASMFLDAYGKGQRDFDLELAYQGIRKDAMQATMLPYRRGALTDLDQFYQKHGYFPALRKGEKETEPRVDPDMRRQAVSVTLDSAYDDWCVAEVAKILGKADDTEYFGRRALNYRNLYNPATGFMSPKGANGEFIPDFDSKWSGGQAGRDYFTECNGWVYSFDVPHDIGGLIALMGGRDRFVGRLDQLFAEGYNGRLKFEFLAQFPDSTALIGQYPQGNEPAHHIAYLYNYAGAPWKTQKRVRQIMRNWYASRPLGLPGDDDNGAMSSWYVFSAMGFYPICPGRPIYTIGSPLFNKSLIQVSDGKIFTIVANRTSVVNKYIQSARLNGSDFNRTWFEHADVVNGGTLVLEMGPEPNKSWAAGLDAAPPSLSPQLNS
- a CDS encoding Gfo/Idh/MocA family protein, with product MPSLNFAAFGAGFWTTFQLAGWREIGGTNCVAIYNRTAAKAEAIAARFQIPHWYSDAREMLDKESLDFVDIITGVETHALFTRMASSRRLPVVCQKPMATSVDEAEDMVKSCAEAGVPLLINENWRWQTPIREVKRLLDGGEIGLPFRARIDMVSGFPVFENQPFLRSAEQFILADLGSHILDVARFLFGEMGRLYCQTARVHADIVGEDVATVVLETANGCTVVCELAYAGNHLERDRFPETCIFVEGSRGSIELSLDFQVRITTSRGTHSRRVPPPRYGWADPAYDIVHSSIVPCQANLLCALKGEGTAETTGEDNIKSVRLVDASYESARTGQSVRLV